A window of the Branchiibius hedensis genome harbors these coding sequences:
- a CDS encoding aspartate aminotransferase family protein → MGNFWHPFSDMASVEANGEFVISHGEGVHVWDADGNKYLDATAGLWFTNVGHGRVELAEAAAKQMKRLGHYSTFGDYVPDVTLELADRLAGIAPVPGSKIFFTSGGSDSVETAAKLARRYWVEMGQPDRRYIVGRTKAYHGMHYAGTSLAGIPGNIEGYGTLVADQAHVVWDDPQDLRATIEQLGEENVAAFFCEPVIGAGGVYPPPADYLTEVRKICTEYDVLFIADEVVTGFGRIGGSWFASGRFGLEPDMITTAKGLTSGYLPMGAVFVSPKVADLFFEPGAGRWFRHGYTYSGHAVASAVALANLDIIESEGLLEESARLEQTLHTAFAALASHPDVVEIRSGTGAVAAVQLADAPTAMAFATKLRRFGVATRAAGAGAIQISPSFTMTDAQVGELVAAIGAALEADQPTG, encoded by the coding sequence ATGGGCAACTTCTGGCACCCCTTCTCGGATATGGCATCGGTCGAGGCGAACGGTGAGTTCGTCATCAGTCACGGTGAGGGCGTTCACGTGTGGGACGCGGACGGCAACAAATACCTCGACGCGACGGCTGGTCTGTGGTTCACGAACGTCGGGCACGGTCGTGTCGAGCTGGCCGAAGCCGCCGCGAAGCAGATGAAGCGGCTGGGGCACTACAGCACCTTCGGCGACTACGTCCCGGACGTCACGCTGGAGCTGGCCGACCGGTTGGCCGGTATCGCGCCGGTGCCCGGATCCAAGATCTTCTTCACCTCTGGCGGCTCCGACTCGGTCGAGACCGCGGCCAAACTGGCCCGTCGCTACTGGGTGGAGATGGGTCAGCCCGACCGGCGCTATATCGTCGGGCGGACCAAGGCATACCACGGAATGCATTACGCCGGAACGTCATTGGCGGGCATCCCGGGCAACATCGAGGGCTACGGCACGCTGGTCGCCGACCAGGCGCACGTCGTCTGGGACGACCCGCAGGACTTGCGGGCAACCATCGAGCAGTTGGGGGAGGAGAACGTCGCGGCCTTCTTCTGTGAGCCGGTGATCGGTGCTGGCGGTGTGTACCCGCCGCCGGCGGACTACCTCACCGAGGTGCGCAAGATCTGCACGGAGTACGACGTGCTGTTCATCGCCGATGAAGTCGTCACCGGATTCGGCCGGATCGGTGGATCCTGGTTCGCCTCAGGGCGATTCGGTCTGGAACCGGACATGATCACCACGGCCAAGGGGCTGACCTCCGGCTACCTTCCGATGGGTGCGGTCTTCGTGTCGCCGAAGGTTGCCGACCTGTTCTTCGAGCCCGGTGCGGGGCGCTGGTTCCGGCACGGCTACACCTATTCGGGCCACGCCGTCGCGTCCGCCGTGGCCCTGGCCAACCTGGACATCATCGAATCCGAGGGCTTGCTCGAGGAGTCGGCCCGCCTGGAGCAGACGCTGCACACCGCGTTCGCTGCGCTGGCCTCGCATCCGGACGTGGTCGAGATCCGTTCTGGCACAGGTGCTGTCGCAGCCGTGCAGCTGGCAGATGCGCCGACGGCGATGGCGTTCGCTACCAAACTGCGCCGGTTCGGCGTCGCGACCCGCGCAGCGGGCGCTGGTGCGATCCAGATCTCGCCGTCCTTCACGATGACCGATGCGCAGGTAGGGGAGTTGGTCGCCGCGATCGGCGCTGCGCTGGAG
- a CDS encoding maleylpyruvate isomerase family mycothiol-dependent enzyme, whose product MAIDYVATVREQSGRFLSVLRDTPPTTQVPSCPDWDAADLVWHLGEVQSFWENVVRRDITDEDRAEGVERPERPAEYAGLLAFGEEASAQLVRTLGRYPADTQRYMWAHDPALHTVGYISRRQALEALIHRVDAELTAAVPTAPIDPALAADGVDEVVDVIRGGAIPDWASFTPAADRIVELTATDVPRRWTLQLGRFGGVTPDGVEVNEHGFQRVDASPDVSATVSGTSADLLLWLWNRPAGPVDTAGDPDALRSLDYAVAEDID is encoded by the coding sequence ATGGCGATCGACTATGTGGCCACCGTGCGTGAGCAGTCCGGCCGGTTCCTGTCCGTGCTGCGCGACACCCCACCGACCACACAGGTCCCGAGTTGTCCGGACTGGGATGCGGCTGACCTGGTCTGGCACCTGGGCGAGGTGCAGAGCTTCTGGGAGAACGTCGTACGCCGTGACATCACCGATGAGGACCGGGCCGAGGGTGTGGAGCGCCCCGAGCGACCTGCGGAGTACGCCGGGTTGCTGGCTTTCGGGGAGGAAGCCAGTGCCCAACTGGTCCGCACGTTGGGCCGCTACCCCGCGGACACGCAGCGCTACATGTGGGCTCATGACCCGGCGCTGCACACGGTCGGCTACATCAGCCGCCGCCAGGCGCTGGAAGCGCTGATCCACCGGGTGGACGCCGAGTTGACCGCTGCCGTGCCAACCGCGCCGATCGATCCGGCACTCGCCGCCGATGGCGTCGATGAGGTCGTGGACGTCATCCGCGGCGGGGCGATCCCCGACTGGGCGTCCTTCACGCCGGCCGCGGACAGGATCGTGGAGCTGACCGCGACGGACGTGCCGCGTCGATGGACCCTGCAACTGGGCCGCTTCGGCGGGGTCACCCCGGACGGTGTCGAGGTCAACGAGCACGGGTTCCAGCGCGTGGACGCTAGCCCGGACGTCAGCGCCACCGTCAGTGGCACCAGCGCGGATCTGCTGCTGTGGCTGTGGAATCGGCCGGCCGGACCCGTGGATACCGCGGGCGACCCGGATGCGCTGAGGAGCCTTGATTACGCTGTTGCTGAAGATATCGATTGA
- a CDS encoding hydroxyacid-oxoacid transhydrogenase: protein MSQANETVFTWGAPPLKFGAGALDEVGYDISTHGAKRVLVVTDPGVAHLGIADRVVASLNRYGIETEVFEHSHVEPTDKSMGEAVDFAKDKGPFDGYVAVGGGSSIDTAKAVNLLLTDGGELTEYLNKPVGDGRAPSGPLMPLIAVPTTAGTGSESTGTCVMDVLSLRVKTGIGHWRLRPTMAVIDPTVTLSLPAGVTASSGMDIVCHALESFTARPFEDYPAKKAEERVPYCGSNPVADLWCEKALSLISRSFRTAVRDGANVDARSDMMLAATCAGMGFGNAGVHIPHANAYPIAGMVKDFHPVDYPQDEAMVPHGMSVSLTAPAAFRFTYPSAPERHVQAALMLQPDLDPNTPDEEKLPTALINLMRDIGIPNGISGVGFEASDIPELVPGTMKQQRLLSISPREVTEDDIAAIFEESLSNW, encoded by the coding sequence ATGAGCCAGGCCAACGAGACCGTCTTCACCTGGGGTGCGCCGCCACTGAAATTCGGTGCCGGCGCCCTCGATGAGGTGGGTTACGACATCAGCACCCACGGCGCCAAGCGCGTGCTGGTGGTCACCGATCCGGGCGTGGCCCACCTGGGTATCGCCGACCGGGTGGTGGCGTCCCTGAACCGCTACGGCATCGAGACCGAGGTCTTCGAGCACAGTCACGTCGAGCCGACCGACAAGTCCATGGGCGAAGCAGTCGACTTCGCCAAGGACAAGGGACCGTTCGACGGATACGTCGCCGTTGGTGGCGGCTCGTCCATCGACACAGCCAAGGCCGTCAACCTCCTGCTCACTGATGGCGGTGAGCTCACGGAGTACCTCAACAAGCCGGTCGGGGACGGCAGGGCGCCCAGTGGCCCGCTCATGCCGCTGATCGCCGTACCCACCACTGCCGGAACGGGATCGGAGAGCACCGGCACGTGCGTCATGGACGTGTTGTCGCTGCGGGTGAAGACCGGGATCGGGCACTGGCGGCTGCGACCGACCATGGCAGTCATCGACCCGACGGTCACCCTCAGTCTGCCGGCCGGGGTGACCGCGTCGTCGGGGATGGACATCGTGTGTCACGCACTGGAGTCGTTCACCGCCCGGCCGTTCGAGGACTACCCGGCCAAGAAGGCCGAGGAGCGCGTGCCCTACTGCGGCTCGAACCCGGTCGCGGATCTGTGGTGCGAGAAGGCGCTGTCGCTGATCTCGCGCTCGTTCCGGACTGCGGTGCGCGACGGCGCCAACGTCGATGCCCGCTCGGACATGATGCTGGCCGCGACCTGTGCCGGGATGGGCTTCGGCAACGCCGGCGTGCACATCCCGCACGCCAACGCCTACCCGATCGCCGGCATGGTCAAGGACTTCCACCCGGTGGACTACCCGCAGGACGAGGCGATGGTGCCGCACGGCATGTCGGTGTCGCTGACCGCGCCGGCGGCGTTCCGGTTCACCTACCCCAGCGCGCCGGAGCGGCACGTGCAGGCGGCGCTGATGCTGCAGCCCGACCTCGACCCGAACACCCCCGACGAGGAGAAGCTGCCGACCGCGTTGATCAACCTGATGCGCGACATCGGTATCCCCAACGGCATCTCGGGCGTCGGTTTCGAAGCCTCCGACATCCCCGAGCTGGTGCCCGGGACGATGAAACAGCAACGGCTGCTGTCGATTTCGCCGCGCGAGGTCACCGAGGACGACATCGCCGCGATCTTCGAGGAGTCCCTCAGCAACTGGTGA
- the leuA gene encoding 2-isopropylmalate synthase has translation MIHPQQNTTMPIGKYVPFHEQIKVDLPDRTWPDKIIDKAPRWCAVDLRDGNQALIDPMNSERKLRMFKLLVRMGYKEIEVGFPSASQTDFDFVRELIDGHHIPDDVTIQVLTQCRDELIERTFEAIAGAPQAIVHFYNSTSVLQRRVVFGKDQDGIIDIATQAARLVRKLEETVPETKVYYEYSPESYTGTELEFAARICNAVIEIIDPTPDHPMVINLPATVEMATPNVYADSIEWMSRNLDRRESIVLSLHPHNDRGTGVAAAELGYQAGADRIEGCLFGNGERTGNVCLVTLGLNLFGQGIDPQIDFSDIDEIRRTVEYCNQLPVPERHPYGGDLVFTAFSGSHQDAIKKGFEDMERQSAATGKSIDELVWGVPYLPIDPHDVGRSYEAVVRVNSQSGKGGMAYILKTEHQLDLPRRLQIEFSGVVQRRTDEAGGEVSPEQLWQAFSDEYLPGTGVGEAAWGRFAPINHRVESIDDERDRIVATVTDRGEEKVITGEGNGPLAAFIDALHSVGVDVRILDYNEHALTSGGDSAAAAYLECAVGDRVLWGVGMSSSIVKASLTAILSAVNRADREAR, from the coding sequence CATCCCCAGCAGAACACCACCATGCCGATCGGCAAGTACGTGCCGTTCCACGAGCAGATCAAGGTCGACCTGCCCGACCGCACCTGGCCGGACAAGATCATCGACAAGGCCCCGCGCTGGTGCGCGGTGGACCTGCGTGACGGCAACCAGGCGCTGATCGACCCGATGAACTCCGAGCGCAAGCTGCGGATGTTCAAACTCCTGGTCCGGATGGGCTACAAGGAGATCGAGGTCGGGTTCCCCTCCGCCAGCCAGACCGACTTCGACTTCGTGCGTGAGCTGATCGACGGCCACCACATCCCCGACGACGTCACGATCCAGGTGCTGACCCAGTGCCGCGACGAGTTGATCGAGCGCACCTTCGAGGCCATCGCGGGCGCACCGCAGGCCATCGTGCACTTCTACAACTCGACCTCTGTGCTGCAGCGCCGGGTTGTCTTCGGCAAGGACCAGGACGGCATCATCGACATCGCCACCCAGGCGGCCCGGTTGGTGCGCAAGCTGGAGGAGACCGTCCCGGAGACGAAGGTCTACTACGAGTACTCCCCGGAGTCCTACACCGGCACCGAGTTGGAGTTCGCCGCACGGATCTGCAACGCGGTCATCGAGATCATCGACCCGACCCCGGACCACCCGATGGTCATCAACCTGCCGGCCACCGTCGAGATGGCGACCCCGAACGTCTACGCCGACTCGATCGAGTGGATGTCGCGCAACCTGGACCGCCGCGAGTCGATCGTGCTGTCGCTGCACCCGCACAACGACCGCGGCACCGGCGTGGCTGCCGCCGAACTGGGCTACCAGGCCGGTGCGGACCGCATCGAGGGCTGCCTGTTCGGTAACGGTGAGCGCACCGGCAACGTCTGCCTGGTCACCCTGGGTCTGAACCTGTTCGGCCAAGGCATCGACCCGCAGATCGACTTCTCCGACATCGACGAGATCCGCCGCACGGTGGAGTACTGCAACCAGTTGCCGGTACCCGAGCGCCACCCGTACGGCGGCGACCTGGTCTTCACCGCCTTCTCCGGCTCCCACCAGGACGCCATCAAGAAGGGCTTCGAGGACATGGAGCGGCAGTCCGCCGCAACCGGCAAGTCGATCGACGAATTGGTCTGGGGCGTGCCCTACCTGCCGATCGACCCGCACGACGTCGGCCGCTCCTACGAGGCCGTGGTTCGGGTCAACTCCCAGTCCGGCAAGGGCGGGATGGCCTACATCCTCAAGACCGAGCACCAGTTGGATCTGCCGCGCCGGTTGCAGATCGAGTTCAGCGGTGTCGTGCAGCGTCGCACCGACGAGGCGGGCGGAGAGGTGTCGCCGGAGCAGCTGTGGCAGGCGTTCAGTGACGAGTACCTGCCCGGCACCGGGGTCGGTGAGGCCGCGTGGGGTCGGTTCGCGCCGATCAACCACCGGGTCGAGTCGATCGACGACGAGCGGGACCGGATCGTCGCGACGGTGACCGATCGCGGCGAGGAGAAGGTCATCACCGGAGAGGGCAACGGCCCGCTGGCCGCCTTCATCGATGCGCTGCACTCGGTCGGGGTCGACGTACGCATCCTGGACTACAACGAGCACGCCCTGACCTCCGGCGGTGACTCGGCCGCAGCCGCCTACCTGGAGTGCGCGGTCGGTGACCGTGTCCTGTGGGGTGTCGGGATGTCCAGTTCGATCGTGAAGGCCTCGCTGACCGCGATCCTGTCGGCGGTCAACCGCGCCGACCGCGAAGCACGCTGA